CGGTCACCGGCCAGGCCAGTTCGATCCGGCGCAGCATGTTGCGGTTCATCCAGTCGGCGCTGGACAGGAACAGCTCCTCCTGGCGGCCGGCGCGGAAATAGAACACGCGCGAGTGCTCCAGGAAGCGCCCGATGATCGAGCGCACCCGGATGTTGTCGGTGCGGCCGGGCAGGCGCGGCGGCAGCATGCAGGCCCCGCGCACGATCAGGTCGATGCGCACGCCGGCGCGGCCTGCGCGGACCAGGGCCCGGATCATGGGCTCGTCGGTCAGCGCGTTCATCTTCAGCACGATGCGCGCCTCCTGGCCGGCCGCCGCCGCCGCGGCCAGCGCATCGATGCGCTCGACCATGCGGCGCTGCAGCTGGAACGGCGCGATCAGCGCCTGGTTCAGCCGCGGCAGCCGCGTCTGGCTGGCCAGGTGCACGAAGATGGCATCGACATCGGCCGTGAGCTGCGGGTTGGCCGTGAGGTGGCTCAGGTCGGTGTACAGGCGCGCCGTGCGGGCGTTGTAGTTACCGGTGGACAGGTGGGCGTAGCGCACCAGCTGGCGGCCTTCGCGGCGCGTCACCAGCATCATCTTGGCGTGGGTCTTCAGGCCCACCACCCCATAGACCACCTGGGCGCCGACCGACTCGAGCTGGTCGGCCCAGTTGATGTTGGCCTCCTCGTCGAAGCGGGCCTTGAGCTCCACCACCGCCGTCACCTCCTTGCCGCGGCGCACCGCCTCGCGCAGCAGGTCGATCAGCACGGAGTCGGAGCCGGTGCGGTAGATGGTCTGCTTGATGGCCAGCACCGCCGGGTCCTCGACCGCCTCGCGCAGGAACGCGACCACGCCCTCGAAGCTCTCGAACGGCTGGTGGATCAGCACGTCGCGCCGGCGCAGTTGCGCGAAGATCGACTGGCCGGGCAGCAGCCCGGCCGGGTAGCTGGCGCGGTACGGCGCGAACAGCAGCTGCGGCGCTTCCACCAGGTCGATCAACTGCTGCAGACGCACCAGGTTGACCGGCCCGTGCACCCGGTACAGCGCGGCCGGCGGCAGGGCGAACTGCTGAAGCAGGAAGCTGGCCAGCGGCTCCGCGCAACCCGCCGAGACCTCCAGCCGCACGGCCTGGCCGTAGTGCCGGTGCTGCAGCCCCAGGCGCAGGGCCGTGCGCAGGTTCAGGACGTCGTCCTCGTCGACCGCCAGGTCCGAATGGCGCGTCACGCGGAACTGCGAGAAGGATCCGACCTGGCGGCCGGGGAACAGGTCCTGCAGGTGCGCGCGGATCACGCTGGACAGCGAGACGAACAGCGCCTTGCGCCCGGCCACCTTGGCCGGCATGCGGATCAGGCGCGGCAGCACGCGCGGCACCTTGACGATGGCGATCGCGTTCTCGCGCCCGAAG
The sequence above is a segment of the Ramlibacter tataouinensis genome. Coding sequences within it:
- the ppk1 gene encoding polyphosphate kinase 1 — translated: MKPAKAPQQGETIPFLDRDHSILAFNERVLDWARRRDVPLLERLRYLCIVSSNLDEFFEVRAAPHLAAVVKGETKGSYTAAGAEALAAAAHQLVDQQYALFNDELTPAFAAEGIAIVSHGDRTSAQRRWVEEYFAREVRPLLVPVGLDPAHPFPQVANKSLNFIVELGGADAFGRENAIAIVKVPRVLPRLIRMPAKVAGRKALFVSLSSVIRAHLQDLFPGRQVGSFSQFRVTRHSDLAVDEDDVLNLRTALRLGLQHRHYGQAVRLEVSAGCAEPLASFLLQQFALPPAALYRVHGPVNLVRLQQLIDLVEAPQLLFAPYRASYPAGLLPGQSIFAQLRRRDVLIHQPFESFEGVVAFLREAVEDPAVLAIKQTIYRTGSDSVLIDLLREAVRRGKEVTAVVELKARFDEEANINWADQLESVGAQVVYGVVGLKTHAKMMLVTRREGRQLVRYAHLSTGNYNARTARLYTDLSHLTANPQLTADVDAIFVHLASQTRLPRLNQALIAPFQLQRRMVERIDALAAAAAAGQEARIVLKMNALTDEPMIRALVRAGRAGVRIDLIVRGACMLPPRLPGRTDNIRVRSIIGRFLEHSRVFYFRAGRQEELFLSSADWMNRNMLRRIELAWPVTEPALLRRIVDECLVAYLHDDRDAWDLMEDGRYRRARGAVQPKGHGAQAALMARHGAREPVVEEALWT